Proteins encoded within one genomic window of Felis catus isolate Fca126 chromosome C1, F.catus_Fca126_mat1.0, whole genome shotgun sequence:
- the LOC101088350 gene encoding keratinocyte proline-rich protein isoform X1, with amino-acid sequence MLSSMPSCVGTLVPSPACIRIMCDQQQIQCCMSLPQCCVKGSSFYPSQNPSARSQVVVQAPCEMQIVECPAPCPVQVSQVKCQAPCQSQTTQVKCQAPCQSKTTQVKGQASSQSQTTQVKSQASSQSQISCVQCQAPCQPQVSYVHCEAPCPFQTCYMECAPVYYTETCYVECPVQTYIPCPAPQPVQTYVASPPVSQTQGRFSTQCQYQGSSNRCSPQRQSQASYSTCAPQFRSGAYYGDCAPQRQSRAAFSTCAPQCQATGSYRSFTAQRRSRSSTRCLPARQLQPSYRSCSPPRRSEPYYSGCLSSACSSGSYNYCTPPRRSEPIYSSGCPRARTSGCSQRCGPKCRIEISSPCCPKQVPPQKCPVQIPPIRRCSESCAPRPSWGAFCPELRPRAESRPLPSFCPPRRRDQSPEPPLHRCPPPAPCPCPRPAPRLYPRPEPSSRSGPGPCPPPRRLSEPCLCPEPRPAPRRFPAQREFPEWRPCLQPYEHPEPHSLPEPIPLPAPCPSPEPCVEPPCDPSPCSGPNPIPCPGDLGCHESSPCRLDTEAPSCDPAAYNQWQGSGDSCGPCDTIPEPQGVSDCGDQGGSYVGVKGGPSAGTKGAYF; translated from the exons ATGCTGTCTTCAATGCCCTCTTGTGTTGGAACACTG GTCCCATCACCTGCCTGCATCAGAATCATGTGTGACCAGCAGCAGATTCAGTGTTGCATGTCACTCCCCCAGTGCTGTGTGAAGGGCTCCTCCTTCTATCCCTCCCAGAATCCCAGTGCCAGGAGCCAGGTTGTGGTCCAAGCACCTTGTGAGATGCAAATTGTGGAGTGCCCCGCACCATGCCCAGTTCAAGTTTCTCAGGTAAAATGCCAGGCTCCATGCCAGTCCCAGACCACACAGGTGaagtgtcaggctccatgccagtCTAAGACCACCCAAGTGAAGGGCCAGGCTTCAAGCCAGTCCCAGACCACCCAAGTGAAGAGCCAGGCTTCAAGCCAGTCTCAAATTTCCTGTGTTCAATGCCAGGCTCCATGCCAGCCTCAGGTTTCCTACGTGCATTGTGAAGCCCCATGCCCTTTTCAGACCTGCTATATGGAATGTGCTCCAGTTTATTATACAGAAACTTGTTATGTGGAATGCCCAGTCCAGACCTACATACCCTGTCCAGCTCCTCAGCCTGTCCAGACTTACGTGGCTTCTCCCCCAGTTTCCCAGACTCAGGGGAGATTCTCCACTCAGTGCCAGTATCAGGGCTCCTCCAACAGATGCTCCCCGCAGCGTCAGTCCCAGGCTTCCTACAGCACCTGTGCCCCGCAGTTCCGATCTGGGGCTTACTACGGCGACTGCGCCCCCCAGCGCCAGTCCCGGGCTGCATTTAGCACTTGCGCACCCCAGTGCCAGGCCACTGGCTCTTACCGGAGCTTCACCGCACAGCGTCGCTCGCGGAGCTCCACCAGATGCCTCCCTGCTCGCCAGCTGCAGCCTTCCTACCGCAGCTGCTCCCCACCACGACGGTCTGAGCCTTACTACAGCGGCTGCCTGTCATCAGCGTGCTCTTCGGGCTCCTATAACTACTGCACCCCTCCGCGCCGCTCGGAGCCCATCTATAGCAGTGGCTGTCCTCGGGCTCGCACTTCAGGCTGCTCTCAGAGATGTGGTCCCAAGTGCCGGATAGAGATTTCTTCCCCCTGCTGCCCCAAGCAGGTCCCCCCGCAAAAGTGTCCTGTTCAGATTCCTCCCATCAGACGCTGCTCTGAGAGTTGTGCCCCACGACCCTCCTGGGGTGCCTTCTGCCCGGAGCTGAGGCCACGTGCAGAGTCACGTCCACTCCCAAGCTTCTGTCCACCGCGGCGTCGGGACCAAAGTCCAGAGCCGCCGCTGCATCGatgcccaccccctgccccctgtcCATGCCCACGTCCTGCTCCGCGGCTGTATCCTCGCCCAGAGCCAAGCTCGAGGTCAGGGCCTGGTCCGTGTCCTCCACCGCGGCGACTCTCTGAACCCTGTCTGTGTCCAGAGCCACGTCCAGCCCCACGTCGTTTCCCAGCGCAGCGTGAATTTCCCGAATGGCGTCCGTGTCTACAGCCCTATGAGCATCCAGAACCTCATTCACTCCCGGAGCCAATTCCTCTTCCAGCGCCGTGCCCGAGCCCggagccctgtgtggagccccCGTGCGATCCCAGCCCGTGCTCAGGCCCCAATCCAATCCCATGTCCGGGGGACCTGGGCTGTCATGAGTCCAGCCCATGCCGCCTGGACACCGAGGCTCCAAGCTGCGACCCAGCTGCTTATAACCAGTGGCAAGGAAGTGGTGACAGCTGTGGACCCTGTGATACGATTCCAGAGCCACAGGGTGTCAGTGATTGTGGAGACCAAGGAGGCTCCTATGTTGGAGTAAAAGGAGGTCCTTCTGCTGGAACAAAGggtgcttatttttaa
- the LOC101088350 gene encoding keratinocyte proline-rich protein isoform X2, translating to MCDQQQIQCCMSLPQCCVKGSSFYPSQNPSARSQVVVQAPCEMQIVECPAPCPVQVSQVKCQAPCQSQTTQVKCQAPCQSKTTQVKGQASSQSQTTQVKSQASSQSQISCVQCQAPCQPQVSYVHCEAPCPFQTCYMECAPVYYTETCYVECPVQTYIPCPAPQPVQTYVASPPVSQTQGRFSTQCQYQGSSNRCSPQRQSQASYSTCAPQFRSGAYYGDCAPQRQSRAAFSTCAPQCQATGSYRSFTAQRRSRSSTRCLPARQLQPSYRSCSPPRRSEPYYSGCLSSACSSGSYNYCTPPRRSEPIYSSGCPRARTSGCSQRCGPKCRIEISSPCCPKQVPPQKCPVQIPPIRRCSESCAPRPSWGAFCPELRPRAESRPLPSFCPPRRRDQSPEPPLHRCPPPAPCPCPRPAPRLYPRPEPSSRSGPGPCPPPRRLSEPCLCPEPRPAPRRFPAQREFPEWRPCLQPYEHPEPHSLPEPIPLPAPCPSPEPCVEPPCDPSPCSGPNPIPCPGDLGCHESSPCRLDTEAPSCDPAAYNQWQGSGDSCGPCDTIPEPQGVSDCGDQGGSYVGVKGGPSAGTKGAYF from the coding sequence ATGTGTGACCAGCAGCAGATTCAGTGTTGCATGTCACTCCCCCAGTGCTGTGTGAAGGGCTCCTCCTTCTATCCCTCCCAGAATCCCAGTGCCAGGAGCCAGGTTGTGGTCCAAGCACCTTGTGAGATGCAAATTGTGGAGTGCCCCGCACCATGCCCAGTTCAAGTTTCTCAGGTAAAATGCCAGGCTCCATGCCAGTCCCAGACCACACAGGTGaagtgtcaggctccatgccagtCTAAGACCACCCAAGTGAAGGGCCAGGCTTCAAGCCAGTCCCAGACCACCCAAGTGAAGAGCCAGGCTTCAAGCCAGTCTCAAATTTCCTGTGTTCAATGCCAGGCTCCATGCCAGCCTCAGGTTTCCTACGTGCATTGTGAAGCCCCATGCCCTTTTCAGACCTGCTATATGGAATGTGCTCCAGTTTATTATACAGAAACTTGTTATGTGGAATGCCCAGTCCAGACCTACATACCCTGTCCAGCTCCTCAGCCTGTCCAGACTTACGTGGCTTCTCCCCCAGTTTCCCAGACTCAGGGGAGATTCTCCACTCAGTGCCAGTATCAGGGCTCCTCCAACAGATGCTCCCCGCAGCGTCAGTCCCAGGCTTCCTACAGCACCTGTGCCCCGCAGTTCCGATCTGGGGCTTACTACGGCGACTGCGCCCCCCAGCGCCAGTCCCGGGCTGCATTTAGCACTTGCGCACCCCAGTGCCAGGCCACTGGCTCTTACCGGAGCTTCACCGCACAGCGTCGCTCGCGGAGCTCCACCAGATGCCTCCCTGCTCGCCAGCTGCAGCCTTCCTACCGCAGCTGCTCCCCACCACGACGGTCTGAGCCTTACTACAGCGGCTGCCTGTCATCAGCGTGCTCTTCGGGCTCCTATAACTACTGCACCCCTCCGCGCCGCTCGGAGCCCATCTATAGCAGTGGCTGTCCTCGGGCTCGCACTTCAGGCTGCTCTCAGAGATGTGGTCCCAAGTGCCGGATAGAGATTTCTTCCCCCTGCTGCCCCAAGCAGGTCCCCCCGCAAAAGTGTCCTGTTCAGATTCCTCCCATCAGACGCTGCTCTGAGAGTTGTGCCCCACGACCCTCCTGGGGTGCCTTCTGCCCGGAGCTGAGGCCACGTGCAGAGTCACGTCCACTCCCAAGCTTCTGTCCACCGCGGCGTCGGGACCAAAGTCCAGAGCCGCCGCTGCATCGatgcccaccccctgccccctgtcCATGCCCACGTCCTGCTCCGCGGCTGTATCCTCGCCCAGAGCCAAGCTCGAGGTCAGGGCCTGGTCCGTGTCCTCCACCGCGGCGACTCTCTGAACCCTGTCTGTGTCCAGAGCCACGTCCAGCCCCACGTCGTTTCCCAGCGCAGCGTGAATTTCCCGAATGGCGTCCGTGTCTACAGCCCTATGAGCATCCAGAACCTCATTCACTCCCGGAGCCAATTCCTCTTCCAGCGCCGTGCCCGAGCCCggagccctgtgtggagccccCGTGCGATCCCAGCCCGTGCTCAGGCCCCAATCCAATCCCATGTCCGGGGGACCTGGGCTGTCATGAGTCCAGCCCATGCCGCCTGGACACCGAGGCTCCAAGCTGCGACCCAGCTGCTTATAACCAGTGGCAAGGAAGTGGTGACAGCTGTGGACCCTGTGATACGATTCCAGAGCCACAGGGTGTCAGTGATTGTGGAGACCAAGGAGGCTCCTATGTTGGAGTAAAAGGAGGTCCTTCTGCTGGAACAAAGggtgcttatttttaa